The Acidobacteriota bacterium genome has a segment encoding these proteins:
- a CDS encoding CRISPR-associated protein → MPFLIGAIAMAVIGNEITQVLNNWLGSTTKAALSIAVGAFLVLAFCVWLLMKWLSRLTPPPDEFKQKRPDRRRGLILLVSKPETSRKALDFHIPTLERCWLLCSIQSLQVAESLRAEFQSKVQAEFQTKLHIPDPTVINDVNNPLEFTDRVNEIYSNLPSGWGENDVIADYTGMTAHGSVGMALACLSPSRPLQYTPGKYDSALDAIAPLDPIEIVLRSEIEGKDYSS, encoded by the coding sequence TTGCCGTTTTTGATTGGCGCAATCGCCATGGCTGTGATCGGCAATGAAATTACGCAAGTCCTAAACAACTGGCTTGGCTCGACAACAAAGGCCGCATTGAGCATTGCAGTAGGTGCGTTTCTGGTCTTGGCGTTCTGTGTTTGGTTGCTGATGAAATGGCTTTCTCGATTGACGCCGCCGCCGGACGAATTCAAACAGAAGCGCCCGGATCGCAGACGCGGGTTGATATTATTGGTAAGCAAGCCTGAAACCAGCCGCAAGGCACTGGATTTTCACATCCCCACTTTGGAGCGTTGTTGGTTGCTGTGTTCGATTCAATCGCTACAGGTAGCTGAATCATTGCGCGCCGAGTTTCAATCGAAGGTACAAGCGGAATTCCAAACCAAACTGCACATCCCTGATCCGACCGTGATTAACGATGTCAACAACCCTCTGGAATTCACTGACCGTGTCAATGAGATTTATTCAAATCTTCCATCGGGATGGGGCGAGAATGATGTGATCGCTGACTATACAGGAATGACGGCACATGGTTCGGTTGGGATGGCGCTGGCTTGCCTGTCACCTTCGCGTCCCTTGCAATACACACCAGGAAAATACGACTCAGCATTAGATGCTATTGCACCTCTTGACCCGATTGAGATTGTGTTGCGGTCGGAAATAGAAGGCAAGGATTATTCATCATGA
- the cmr6 gene encoding type III-B CRISPR module RAMP protein Cmr6: MDQYRQPDSTAHAGLWLDKFICSQTDAQYTDKPRKSKRTPKSRLVDEVAGIGESVEYKAFYRRWEESLERLEKEKRLKKRLARVQGRMAVGLGDEGVLETSVTLHRTYGVPYIPGSALKGLAASFARNKLKGDWAKGTFAYNVVFGKTDEAGYITFYDALYKPGSGHKGKALYPDGITVHHEKYYKGEAAPADWDDPVPVPFLSATGEYLIALSAPPGCELWIGKTFELLKLALEHEGIGAKTSSGYGRMELSDK, encoded by the coding sequence ATGGACCAATACCGCCAGCCTGACTCAACGGCTCACGCCGGATTGTGGTTAGACAAGTTCATCTGCTCGCAAACCGACGCGCAATACACGGATAAACCTCGCAAATCAAAGCGCACACCGAAATCCAGATTGGTTGATGAGGTTGCCGGTATCGGCGAGTCCGTGGAGTACAAGGCTTTCTACCGCCGTTGGGAAGAAAGTCTGGAGCGTCTTGAGAAAGAGAAGCGACTGAAAAAGCGATTGGCTCGCGTTCAAGGACGAATGGCTGTCGGGTTAGGTGACGAAGGCGTATTGGAAACTTCGGTTACGCTCCATCGCACTTATGGCGTTCCCTACATTCCCGGCAGCGCACTGAAAGGGTTGGCCGCCAGCTTCGCTCGAAACAAACTGAAAGGTGATTGGGCGAAAGGAACGTTCGCTTACAACGTAGTCTTCGGTAAAACGGATGAAGCGGGTTACATCACGTTTTACGATGCGCTTTACAAACCCGGCAGCGGACACAAAGGCAAGGCGCTTTACCCGGATGGCATCACCGTTCACCACGAGAAATACTACAAAGGTGAAGCCGCCCCAGCCGATTGGGACGATCCGGTTCCGGTGCCTTTCCTATCGGCGACTGGTGAATACCTGATTGCTCTATCCGCGCCGCCCGGCTGCGAACTGTGGATTGGGAAAACGTTTGAACTGCTCAAACTCGCGCTCGAACACGAAGGCATCGGCGCGAAAACTTCGAGTGGATATGGACGAATGGAACTGTCTGACAAATGA
- a CDS encoding type III-B CRISPR module-associated protein Cmr5 — MKTRDQRYAETIFDQVSNFRKLHLDKDGNPISSKVKPYGSMAHKLPVLIRSAGLAQALAFVEARGKDTQKELLRHLEFTLFESKTEPNHLLSKSRSAQLGEYMQLTQNALSASVWYKRFAQSVLGVDPGDDDDAEGGQP, encoded by the coding sequence ATGAAAACACGCGACCAGCGATATGCTGAAACAATTTTTGACCAGGTCAGCAATTTCAGAAAGCTGCACCTGGATAAAGATGGAAATCCGATTTCGTCGAAGGTCAAACCCTACGGTTCGATGGCGCACAAACTGCCCGTGCTGATTCGCTCGGCTGGACTGGCACAAGCTCTGGCTTTCGTGGAAGCGCGCGGGAAAGACACACAGAAGGAACTATTACGGCATCTGGAATTCACTCTTTTCGAAAGCAAGACCGAGCCAAATCATTTGCTGTCCAAAAGCCGTAGCGCGCAACTCGGCGAGTACATGCAATTAACACAAAACGCGCTCTCGGCATCGGTTTGGTACAAACGCTTCGCGCAATCGGTGTTGGGCGTTGACCCAGGCGATGACGATGACGCGGAAGGAGGGCAGCCATGA